A window from Salmo trutta unplaced genomic scaffold, fSalTru1.1, whole genome shotgun sequence encodes these proteins:
- the LOC115189861 gene encoding adipocyte plasma membrane-associated protein isoform X2 — MLGKRAILVVLLSVAVWIYFLPSPIDPQPYTFKGPPPLLEGPLAVNTRLQNGRRLFTGQLHGPESFTADQEGNVYTGTVDGKLWRIHQETLTLIAHMGQDLQECGSSADYEPVCGRPHGVRLDSGGQLIVVDSYFGLFSVDPQTGHKTLLLDSKTGAAGVQFAFLNGLEISSQTGIIYFTDSSSRWGRRHVKLEVIETNALGRLLTFDPASGRVGVLLDGLYMPNGIALSPDESFLLLAETSIGCVLRYWLKGPKAGTKEVILNNMPGYPDNIRLSDRGTFLVGLTTTRFRKLVPPFLDLIGPYPAVKRFLAKVVPLSWYNMLLPRYGLVLELDAEGEVVGSLHDPTGSLTWAVSDVFAHQGRLYLGSTDLPFLPVLEDWS; from the exons AT GCTGGGGAAGAGAGCGATATTAGTGGTCCTGCTATCTGTGGCTGTGTGGATCTACTTCCTCCCCTCGCCCATAGACCCTCAGCCTTACAC ATTCAAGGGACCCCCTCCGCTCCTGGAGGGCCCACTGGCTGTCAACACCAGACTACAGAACGGACGCAGGCTGTTCACTGGACAACTACACGGACCAGAATCCTTCACTGCTGACCAGGAGG GTAACGTGTACACAGGGACGGTGGATGGGAAGCTGTGGAGGATCCACCAGGAGACTCTAACCCTCATCGCCCACATGGGACAGGACTTACAGGAGTGTG GGAGCAGTGCAGACTATGAGCCAGTCTGTGGTCGTCCTCATGGGGTGCGGTTGGACAGTGGTGGTCAGCTGATTGTAGTGGACTCCTACTTTGGACTGTTTTCTGTTGACCCCCAGACTGGACACAAGACCTTGCTTCTGGACAGCAAGACAG GAGCTGCCGGGGTCCAGTTCGCGTTCCTGAACGGGCTGGAGATCTCCTCTCAGACGGGGATCATTTACTTTACGGACTCCTCCTCTCGCTGGGGACGACGACACGTCAAACTAGAG GTGATAGAGACCAACGCTCTGGGTCGTctcctgacctttgaccctgcGTCAGGGCGTGTGGGTGTCCTGCTGGATGGTCTCTACATGCCCAATGGCATCGCCCTGTCACCTGACGAGAGCTTCCTGCTGCTGGCCGAGACCAGCATCGGGTGTGtcctcag gtaCTGGCTGAAAGGCCCCAAGGCTGGCACCAAGGAGGTCATCCTGAACAATATGCCCGGTTACCCTGACAACATCCGCCTTAGCGACCGTGGAACCTTCCTGGTTGGCCTAACGACCACACGCTTCAGGAAGCTCGTGCCTCCGTTCCTGGACCTGATTGGTCCGTACCCAGCGGTCAAACGCTTTCTGGCTAAG GTGGTTCCTCTGAGCTGGTACAACATGCTGTTGCCTAGATACGGCCTGGTGTTGGAGTTGGACGCCGAAGGGGAGGTGGTGGGGAGTCTCCATGACCCTACAGGCAGCCTGACCTGGGCCGTCAGCGATGTGTTCGCCCACCAGGGGAGACTCTACCTGGGTAGCACCGACCTGCCCTTCCTCCctgtcctggaggactggagctAA
- the LOC115189861 gene encoding adipocyte plasma membrane-associated protein isoform X1, protein MLGKRAILVVLLSVAVWIYFLPSPIDPQPYTFKGPPPLLEGPLAVNTRLQNGRRLFTGQLHGPESFTADQEGNVYTGTVDGKLWRIHQETLTLIAHMGQDLQECGSSADYEPVCGRPHGVRLDSGGQLIVVDSYFGLFSVDPQTGHKTLLLDSKTVNRWNISVGAAGVQFAFLNGLEISSQTGIIYFTDSSSRWGRRHVKLEVIETNALGRLLTFDPASGRVGVLLDGLYMPNGIALSPDESFLLLAETSIGCVLRYWLKGPKAGTKEVILNNMPGYPDNIRLSDRGTFLVGLTTTRFRKLVPPFLDLIGPYPAVKRFLAKVVPLSWYNMLLPRYGLVLELDAEGEVVGSLHDPTGSLTWAVSDVFAHQGRLYLGSTDLPFLPVLEDWS, encoded by the exons AT GCTGGGGAAGAGAGCGATATTAGTGGTCCTGCTATCTGTGGCTGTGTGGATCTACTTCCTCCCCTCGCCCATAGACCCTCAGCCTTACAC ATTCAAGGGACCCCCTCCGCTCCTGGAGGGCCCACTGGCTGTCAACACCAGACTACAGAACGGACGCAGGCTGTTCACTGGACAACTACACGGACCAGAATCCTTCACTGCTGACCAGGAGG GTAACGTGTACACAGGGACGGTGGATGGGAAGCTGTGGAGGATCCACCAGGAGACTCTAACCCTCATCGCCCACATGGGACAGGACTTACAGGAGTGTG GGAGCAGTGCAGACTATGAGCCAGTCTGTGGTCGTCCTCATGGGGTGCGGTTGGACAGTGGTGGTCAGCTGATTGTAGTGGACTCCTACTTTGGACTGTTTTCTGTTGACCCCCAGACTGGACACAAGACCTTGCTTCTGGACAGCAAGACAG TTAACAGATGGAATATCTCTGTAGGAGCTGCCGGGGTCCAGTTCGCGTTCCTGAACGGGCTGGAGATCTCCTCTCAGACGGGGATCATTTACTTTACGGACTCCTCCTCTCGCTGGGGACGACGACACGTCAAACTAGAG GTGATAGAGACCAACGCTCTGGGTCGTctcctgacctttgaccctgcGTCAGGGCGTGTGGGTGTCCTGCTGGATGGTCTCTACATGCCCAATGGCATCGCCCTGTCACCTGACGAGAGCTTCCTGCTGCTGGCCGAGACCAGCATCGGGTGTGtcctcag gtaCTGGCTGAAAGGCCCCAAGGCTGGCACCAAGGAGGTCATCCTGAACAATATGCCCGGTTACCCTGACAACATCCGCCTTAGCGACCGTGGAACCTTCCTGGTTGGCCTAACGACCACACGCTTCAGGAAGCTCGTGCCTCCGTTCCTGGACCTGATTGGTCCGTACCCAGCGGTCAAACGCTTTCTGGCTAAG GTGGTTCCTCTGAGCTGGTACAACATGCTGTTGCCTAGATACGGCCTGGTGTTGGAGTTGGACGCCGAAGGGGAGGTGGTGGGGAGTCTCCATGACCCTACAGGCAGCCTGACCTGGGCCGTCAGCGATGTGTTCGCCCACCAGGGGAGACTCTACCTGGGTAGCACCGACCTGCCCTTCCTCCctgtcctggaggactggagctAA
- the LOC115189861 gene encoding adipocyte plasma membrane-associated protein isoform X3: MLGKRAILVVLLSVAVWIYFLPSPIDPQPYTFKGPPPLLEGPLAVNTRLQNGRRLFTGQLHGPESFTADQEGNVYTGTVDGKLWRIHQETLTLIAHMGQDLQECGAAGVQFAFLNGLEISSQTGIIYFTDSSSRWGRRHVKLEVIETNALGRLLTFDPASGRVGVLLDGLYMPNGIALSPDESFLLLAETSIGCVLRYWLKGPKAGTKEVILNNMPGYPDNIRLSDRGTFLVGLTTTRFRKLVPPFLDLIGPYPAVKRFLAKVVPLSWYNMLLPRYGLVLELDAEGEVVGSLHDPTGSLTWAVSDVFAHQGRLYLGSTDLPFLPVLEDWS; this comes from the exons AT GCTGGGGAAGAGAGCGATATTAGTGGTCCTGCTATCTGTGGCTGTGTGGATCTACTTCCTCCCCTCGCCCATAGACCCTCAGCCTTACAC ATTCAAGGGACCCCCTCCGCTCCTGGAGGGCCCACTGGCTGTCAACACCAGACTACAGAACGGACGCAGGCTGTTCACTGGACAACTACACGGACCAGAATCCTTCACTGCTGACCAGGAGG GTAACGTGTACACAGGGACGGTGGATGGGAAGCTGTGGAGGATCCACCAGGAGACTCTAACCCTCATCGCCCACATGGGACAGGACTTACAGGAGTGTG GAGCTGCCGGGGTCCAGTTCGCGTTCCTGAACGGGCTGGAGATCTCCTCTCAGACGGGGATCATTTACTTTACGGACTCCTCCTCTCGCTGGGGACGACGACACGTCAAACTAGAG GTGATAGAGACCAACGCTCTGGGTCGTctcctgacctttgaccctgcGTCAGGGCGTGTGGGTGTCCTGCTGGATGGTCTCTACATGCCCAATGGCATCGCCCTGTCACCTGACGAGAGCTTCCTGCTGCTGGCCGAGACCAGCATCGGGTGTGtcctcag gtaCTGGCTGAAAGGCCCCAAGGCTGGCACCAAGGAGGTCATCCTGAACAATATGCCCGGTTACCCTGACAACATCCGCCTTAGCGACCGTGGAACCTTCCTGGTTGGCCTAACGACCACACGCTTCAGGAAGCTCGTGCCTCCGTTCCTGGACCTGATTGGTCCGTACCCAGCGGTCAAACGCTTTCTGGCTAAG GTGGTTCCTCTGAGCTGGTACAACATGCTGTTGCCTAGATACGGCCTGGTGTTGGAGTTGGACGCCGAAGGGGAGGTGGTGGGGAGTCTCCATGACCCTACAGGCAGCCTGACCTGGGCCGTCAGCGATGTGTTCGCCCACCAGGGGAGACTCTACCTGGGTAGCACCGACCTGCCCTTCCTCCctgtcctggaggactggagctAA